The bacterium genome includes the window GTACAAGAACATTCGCCAATCGCATAGAGGTTCTGGATATTGGTACGGCCGTAAGTATCGACTTTAATCCCACCGCAGAAATAGTGTGCTGCCGGAACAACTGGAATAGGCATATGTTGAGCATCTATTCCGTAAGAGAGACATTTCTGATAAACGGTTGGAAAGCGGTCGGAAATATCTATGCCTTTGCTTTTCAGTGGAGAACAATCTAGAAGAACGTGGTCATCAGACCGACGGAGCATTTCTTCATGGATAGCTCGAGCGACGACATCTCGTGGAGCGAGGTCAGCTAGTTCTGGGTCATATCGAGTCATAAAATATTCGCCGGATTTATTGCATAGTTTCGCACCTTCTCCTCGGATAGATTCGGAAATAAGAAATCGGTCAGCATCTTTATGATAAAAAGCGGTCGGATGGAATTGGATATATTCCATATTAATAAGTTGCGCGCCAGCTCTGGCTGCCATAGCGATTCCGTCACCCCGTGCTCCTTCTGGATTTGTAGTGTGCAAAAATAATTGACCAATACCGCCAGTAGCAAGAATGATTTTCTCAGCGAAAATAGTTTCAACGCTTCGCGTGCTATTATTCAGGGCATATACTCCAGCGCAGGTAACATCGTCATAGATTGCCAGCGGATTCGTTGAATGATGCGGTCGAGTAATTAGATCAATTGCGGTATAATTCGTAAGAACAGTAATTTTTGGGGATTGTTTAACTGCATCAACTAGTTTCTTTTCAATAGCTGCGCCTGTGGCATCATCTGCGTGGAGGATGCGTCGTTTAGAATGAGCTGCTTCGAGCGTGATATCAAGTTGACCGGAAGCATTCCGGGAAAATTCTACACCCAACTGATTGATGAGAAAATTAGTTACTAATTTTGGTCCATATTCAACGAGAACTTGAACGGCAGCAGGATTACATAATCCATCACCGGCATTAATAATATCCTGCGCTAAAATTGCCGGGTCGTCATCTGGACCAAGCGTAACAATACCACCTTGCGCATAGTTGGTGTTCGATTCGGCTAAATCAGGACTACGATTGAGTAGAATCACGGAACGGCCAGCTTCCGCGAGTTTAATTGCTGCGGAGCAACCAGCGATACCCGAACCGATGATTAAAACCTCTGTATATTTCATAAATATTTACAAATCCAA containing:
- the nadB gene encoding L-aspartate oxidase; protein product: MKYTEVLIIGSGIAGCSAAIKLAEAGRSVILLNRSPDLAESNTNYAQGGIVTLGPDDDPAILAQDIINAGDGLCNPAAVQVLVEYGPKLVTNFLINQLGVEFSRNASGQLDITLEAAHSKRRILHADDATGAAIEKKLVDAVKQSPKITVLTNYTAIDLITRPHHSTNPLAIYDDVTCAGVYALNNSTRSVETIFAEKIILATGGIGQLFLHTTNPEGARGDGIAMAARAGAQLINMEYIQFHPTAFYHKDADRFLISESIRGEGAKLCNKSGEYFMTRYDPELADLAPRDVVARAIHEEMLRRSDDHVLLDCSPLKSKGIDISDRFPTVYQKCLSYGIDAQHMPIPVVPAAHYFCGGIKVDTYGRTNIQNLYAIGECSCTGLHGANRLASTSLLEGLVWATRATEDICQHFTVTTNLKHSSANQSQHLLNSDIPPWQDTGLDEDVDPALIIQDWVTIKTTMWNYAGIVRTTKRLERAQADLEYLSHRIEQFYRKTKLTDALIGLRNGIQVALLIINAAQRNPISRGCHFRK